In Truepera sp., the sequence AACCTGCGCACGCGACTGGTGCGCGGCGTGGACACCCGGGCGCGCGCGCAGCTCCATGAACTGTTCTCCGCCATCCTCAGCGGGCACGTAGGCGAGATGCAGGCGCGGCTGGACGAAGCCAAGGGCGTGCTCGAGGGCGCGGCCGACGAGAGCGCGGGCGGGCTGGGCGGCCTGTTGCCCGCCTCCAGCCTGGCCGGCCTCACCCCCCAACAGGCCGACGCCCTCGTGCTGCGGACGCTGGCAGAGCGCGCCTACGAGGGCGGTGGTGTGCTGGCGGCTCAGCAGCTCACGCGCGCCGATCAGTCGCAGCGGGTGCGCGCCGTGGCGCCGGTCCTCGACGCCTTCGGCGCCGCGGCGCACGGGCGTTACCTGGGCTTCACGTACCTGGCCGGGATCGTCGCCCTCCTGCTCGTCGTGGCGCTCGTGGCCTTCTCGCGCGGCCTGCAGCGGCTCGTCAACCCCGGCTTGGTCACGCTCCTCGCCGCCGCTCCCGGTGCTTGGCTGCTGGAGCGCGTGCGCCTCTGGTCGGACCCGAACGCGGCGCTGCCGGTCGGGGCGGCGGCCGAAGGGGTGCCCTCCACGCTGGCGGGACTGGCGGCCTACTCCCTCGCCAGGCTGCCCACCGACCTGATCGCGATTCCCCTACGCAACCACGTGGCACTGCTGCTCCTGGGTGCGTCGCTCATCGTCCTGGCGCTCGTGGCGTGGCTCCTTCGCGGCGTCAGGCCGCGTCGCCGCGGTTTCCGGTGAGGCCCCGAAGCGGCTGACTGCTTAGGGGCGCCGCCTTACGTAACGGTCCCCGGGCCTCCGCCTGACGTCGTTGCCCCCGAGCCCAGCCTCACCTGAAGGCTTCGGGCTGCAGGCCGTTCATGAAGGCGGCGATGGGCCCGTCGGACGGCGCCAGGTCGGCGACCTCGGAGTACGGCAAGGTGACGAGGAACGCCCCCTGTACGTAGGGCCCCATGGCGTAAGGATCGAACACGAACGTGATGCCCGTGGGCCCCAGGGCGAAGGTCGACAGGTCTTCGGGCGTCACGCTCACGCTCCCGTCTTCTATCCAGGCGGCCCCTTGCTTGGCCAGGTCGGCGGTTATCAGGTCCGTCACGGGTTCCACCCAGTCGACGTTCTTCGAGAACAGGTCGCCGAGGTCGAGAAGGCGCGCCCCGCCAGGCTGCAACTCGTAGAGCCGCGAGCCGTAGTAGGAGTTCGGGTGGGCGCCGCCCGTGTAGTTGGTGGTGCTCAGGAGGAAACTCACGTAGTCGCCCGCTGCACCCGCCAGGTCGACGTAAGCGTCGTTCGTCCAACCCCAGCCGAGGTTGTCCTCGTCGACGCCCTCGCGGCCCTCGGAGATGAACGTTCCGACGTTGCCGTTGGCCTCCGCCTCGAAGGCGTTGCCGACGACTTGGAGGGCTCGCGAACCGAAGCGCGGCCACGCGGCGCCGGCGTCGAGCCTGCCCTCGGTCAAACGCAGGTACGCGTACTGCGCTACCCGTGGCAACGTGGTGGCCTGCGAGTGGCCGTTCAGCGTGAGCGTCATAGTCAGGTTGGCGCCGTCGTCCTGCCAACTGGGGTTCAGGCGGGCGCTCAGGTGGCCCGTTGCGGGTACGGCCTCCTCGTCGCCGGCGCCGTTGATCAGGTAGAGGAGGGCGAAGCTGGGCGTGGAGGTGGGAACGTCCGGGTGCAGGTCGATCTCGATGCTGTCGGCGTCTTTCACCGTTCCCGACCCGGTAAGCATTACGCCTTCCTTGGCGAGCAGCACCCTCGCGTGCGCGCTGGTGGCATCGATCAGGGTCAGGTCCACGACCACGTTGTCGGTAGCCAACGCGCCCGCGTAGAGCGCGCGCCAGGGGGCGGCGTCGGCCGCGGCGGCCACCCCGAGGAGTGCGGCCACCAAGAGGGCGACGACGTGGCGCACCGACCAAGGCAGTAAGTTGTGTGCTCGTTCAATCATGCCCTCAGTGTAGCGGTGATCGGGTCGAGGTCCGGGCATGGGGCACTGCGCGCCGAGGATTGGACGCCCTGCTTCGCGGCGGACCCGGCCAGGGCCGTGGGCGGTGCTACGCTGGCGCGGATGAAGCTGACCACGGAGCGCATAACGGTCGTCGGCGCCGGGATGGCCGGCAGCGAGGCCGCCCTGGCCGCCGCGCGCCTAGGCGTGCCCGTGGACCTGATCGAGATGCGTCCCGCCAAGTCGACGCCTGCGCACCGCACGGGCGAATTCGCCGAGCTGGTGTGCTCCAACTCGTTCGGCGGTGAGGGCGAGAGCAACGCCAAGGGGCTCCTTCAGGCCGAGATGGTCGCGGCCAACGGCGTGGTGATGACGAGCGCGCACGCCAACCGCGTGCCGGCGGGCGCGGCCCTGGCCGTGGACCGTGACGCCTTCTCCGCGGCCGTGACCAAATCACTGCGTTCGGAGCCGCTCATCACCGTCCACGAGCGGGAACTGGAGCGGATGGAGGACGGCGTCGTCGTGCTCGCGACCGGGCCGCTGACCTCGGACGCGCTGGCCGCCGACCTGGAACGGCGCCTTGGCCAGGGCTTCCTCGGCTTCTACGACGCGGCCGCGCCCGTCGTGGCGTACGACTCGATCGACATGAACGTCGCCTTCCGCAAGGGCCGTTACGGTCAGGCCGCCGACTACATCAACCTCCCCTTCACGGTGGAGGAGTACGACGCCTTCTACGCCGCTCTGGAGGGGGCCCGGTCGCACACGCCACACGATTGGGAGAAGCTCGAGTTCTTCGAGGGCTGCATGCCCATCGAGGAACTGGCCCGCCGGGGCCGCGATACGTTGCGCTTCGGCCCCATGAAGCCCGTAGGACTCGAGCACCCGGAAACGGGCGAGCGCTTCCACGCCGTGGCGCAACTGCGCCAGGAGGACCAGGACGGCCGCATGTGGTCGCTGGTCGGGTTCCAGACGGGGCTCAAGTGGGGCGATCAGAAGGCCCTGGTTCAGCTCATGCCGGGCCTGCGGGAGGCCGAGGTCGTGCGCTACGGCGTCATGCACCGCAACACCTACCTCAACGCGCCACGCTTGCTGGCGCCCGGCCTGGCCCTCAGGGAGCGGCCGAACGTGTTCGTCGCGGGCGTGCTTGCCGGCACCGAGGGCTACCTGGAATCGTCGGCAACGGGTTGGCTGGCGGGCACCAACGCCGCGCGCAGCGTGCTCGGCATGGAGGGCGTCGTGCCCCCGGAGGAGAGCATGCTGGGCGGCCTCGTCCGCTACCTCTCGAGCGCCAACCCCGACGGCTTCCAGCCCATGAACGCCAACTGGGGCCTGGTGCCGCAGTTGCCCAAGGCCAGGGGTCAGGGTAAGCGCGAGCGCCGGGAGGCCATGTACCGCCGCGGGCTCGCGGCGTTCGGCGCCTGGCTGGCCGAGGTGAACCTAGGGGTGGCCGAGACGGCCTGAACCGACCGCGAGCGCGAGGGGGCGACCTGCCGTGCGCTCGGCCCGTTGCGCTCCCTCCGCCGCGCTCGGTCATACAATGCCGCATGTTCGCCGTCGACCTGCGTTCCGATACCGTGACCGTCCCTACCGCCGAGATGCGTGAAGCCATGGCTCGCGCCGAGGTGGGCGATGACGTTTACGCCGAGGACCCCACCGTCAACCGCTTGCAAGACTTGGCCGCCGAGATGATCGGGTTCGAGGGCGCACTGTTCGTGCCCTCGGGCACCATGAGTAACCAGATCGCGCTGGCCGTTCACGTCAGGCGTGGCTCCGAGGTGATCGTCCCGATGGGGGCGCACGTCTACGAGTACGAGCCGGGAGCCATGGCCGTCATCTCGGGCGCCCTGCCCCGCCTGGTGGAGGCGCCACGAGGCGCCCCGACTCCTGGGGGCGTGCGGGCCGCCATCAGGCGCAGCGGGCACCAGGCGCCCACGGGCCTCGTCGTGCTCGAGAACACCCACAATCTGGCGGGCGGCGCAGTGGTGCCGCTGGCAACGGTGGCCGCGATCCAGGCGGTGGCCGCGGAGGAGGGCCTGCCCACCCATCTCGACGGCGCCAGGGCCTTCAACGCGGCCGCGGCGCTGGGCGTCACCATCGCGGACGTAACACGCGGTTTCGACAGCGTATCGATCTGTCTATCTAAAGGCCTAGGGGCTCCCGTGGGTAGCCTCCTGCTCGGCAGTAACGCGTTCCTGCAGGAGGCACATCGTTACCGCAAGTTGCTCGGCGGGGGCATGCGCCAGGCCGGCGTACTGGCCGCGGCCGGCATGATCGCCCTGACGCGGATGCCGCAGCTACTGCCGGCAGATCATGCCCGGGCGCGGCGCCTGGCGGAAGCGCTGGCCACCACACCCGGCATCGGCATCGACATGGGCTCGGTGCAGACGAACATGGTCTATGCCACCGTGGCCGACTCGGCCGCCTTGGTAAAGCGCTGCGCGGCTCGCGGCGTTGGCGTTGGCGCCATGGGACCGACCACGGTGCGGTTGGTGACGCACCACCAAGTGAACGACGCCGACCTGGAACTCGCCACCCAGGTCGTTACCGAGGAGGCCCGCGCCCTGGCCGCCGCGGCGTGACACGGGCGCTGGAGCAGCGGTCGGCCTGGATCATCGCTCACCCCGTGGGCCACTCCCTGAGCCCGGTGATGCACAACGCCGCGTTCGCCGCCACCGGTTTCGCGGCGCGTTACGCAGCGCTCGACGTGGCGCCGGCCGCCCTGACCCAGGTCTTCGGGCGGCTGCGCGGCGCCGACGCCCTGGGGGCCAACGTGTCGCTGCCGCACAAGCAGGCGGCGGCCCGGCTGGTAGACGAGCTCGCGCCCGAGGCCGCCGCGCTGGGAGCGGTCAACACGGTCGTTAACCAGGCCGGGGTGCTGCTGGGTAGCAACACCGACGTTGGGGGGTTCCTGGACGGCCTGCTCGAACTGGCGCCCGAGCTGGGGCCCGGCGGTTTCACCGCGCTCGTCCTGGGCGCCGGGGGCGCCGCGCGCGCCGTGGTCTGGGGCCTCGTCGGCCTGGGGGCCGAGGTCGTGATCGTCAACAGGGACGCCGTCCGCGCCGGGGAGCTGGTGAGCCGGCTCGAGACCGCCGGGCTCAGACGGGGGCGGGCGCTCGCGGCAACCGCAGACAAGATCGAACCCGGGGCCTTCGACCTCGTCGTCAACACCACCACGGTCGGCATGGCGGGCGGGCCGGCCGCTACAGCGCTCCCGCTTCTCGAGCGGTCCCAGTTGGAGCGCCTGCGCGGGGGCGCCGTGGTCTCGGACCTGGTGTACCGCCCTGCCGTCACGCCGCTGCTCGCGGCCGCCGCCGAGGTCGGCCTCAGGCGCCAGAACGGCGTGGCCATGCTCGTGGGCCAGGGGGCGCGCTCGTTCGAGGCCTGGACCGGGCTGCCCGCCCCCGTGGCCGTCATGCGCGCGGCCGTAGAGGAGGCGCTGGCCGGTTGAGCCACTTGGTACGATCGACGCCGTGCGTATAGCGGTTCTAGCAGACGTTCATGGCAACCTTCCCGCCCTCGAGGCGGTGCTGGACGACATTGAGCGCCAGGACGTGGACCGGATCATCGTCAACGGAGACTCCGTCAACCGGGGAGCGCAGAGCGTGGAAGTCTCGCGCCTGCTGGCCCAACTGCCACACGAGGCCACGCTAGGTAACCACGACGACCTGATGGTCATGGTGCACGAACGGCACAAGGACCTCTCCGATAGCCTCGACGATCCCTTCTGGGCGGGCAACGTCGTGACCTCGAACCTGCTCGCGGACGCCGGTTTCCTGGGCGGCATCCGCGAGTTGCCCATGACCTTGCGGATCGAGGAGCCCGGCGCTCCTTCCATGCTGGTCTCTCACGGCAGCCCGCGCCATTACCGAGAGGGGTACGGACCGTCCCTCACGCCCGAGGTCATCTCGGAGATCGTCGAGGATTACCCGGCCGACGTTCTCGTAGGCTCTCACACGCATAGGCCGCACCTGCAGCGCTGGGCGCGCTACACGGTCCTCAACACGGGTTCCGTGGGGGCGCCGTTCAACGGCGACCCCCGCGCGCAGTACCTCATCCTCAGCCTGCGCGGTGGCACCTGGCTGGCCGATTTCCGGCGCGTGCCCTACGACCTCAGCGAGGCCGTTGCGGCCTACGACGCCTCCGGCCTGCTGGACCGGGGCGGCCTGTCGACGCACATCTTCCGCGCCGAGCTGGCGCACGCGCGCTCGTACATCGTGCCCTTCCTGATGCGTTGCGAGGAGGGCCGGCTGACGCGCGACTGGAAGGGTTGGGAGGAGTACAAGGTCTTGCGGGCGGAGCGCTTCGAACTCCCGACGATGGAGGGGGCGATCCGGTCGTCGCCCGAGCCGTGACCTCGGCGCGCAAGGGCGGAGGGCGGTGGCGCGACCTCGGGGCCATGCTTGGGGCCATGGCGGGCCGGTGCCCGAACTGCGGCGCCCCTGGGGCATTCTCGAGTCCGTGGGGCCTCAAGGCCACTTGCGACTCCTGCGGCGTGAGGTTCGAGCGGGAGCCCGGGGCGTGGCTGGGCGCCTGGGTGTTGACGTACGCCGCCGCCACGCTGGCCCTGGTCGTCCTCGCGCTGGTGTTGATCCTCAACTTCGGGCTCTTCGCCGGGCTCGAGTGGTTGCTGGTGGTTGCCGGCGCGCTCTTGGTCGTCGCGTTATACCGGCCGGTGAAGGGCTGGTGGCTCTGGTGGCTGTGGGCCGCCGGATTCGTGACCCGTGACGGTGAGACCGACTAGTCTATATATGCGCCTGAGGGTGTTATCGAGCGGGTGAAGTGGCCACCGTGCGGGGCCGGTTCGCCTTGAGGACCAGCAACACGGTAACGAGGACGAAGGCGACGAAGGACATCGTGGGTATCGTGATGAACCCCAGCCATTCGATGTACTTGACGTTGCAAGGCACCCCGCTCGAGCACACGCCCGCGCCGAAGCCGGGGATGCGTTCCACCAGGATGTGATAGCCGCTCACGAGCACGCCGAGAACGCTAAGAGGCAGCGCGTACTTGAGGACGCCGCGGTCCTGCTTGAACGTGGCCACGCCTAACAGCAAGACCAGCGGGTACATGAGGATGCGCTGGTACCAGCAGAGCGTGCACGGCGGGAAGTGCCTGATCTCCGAGAAGTAGAGCGAGCCCAGGGTGGCCACGATGGCCACCACCCAGGCGGGATAGAGGAGGCCCGGGCGGCCGGTCCTCATCGCGAGGCGGCCTCAACGGCGCTGCGGATATTGGCGAGGGAGGGGTTGGCGAGAAGGACTCCGTCGATCAGCACGGAGGGCGTTCCGGTCACGTTGGCCTCGCGTGCGATGGCCTCGTCGGTGCGCACGGCGTCGGCCGTGGCACTCGTCGAGACGCACGTGCGCAGCTGCGCGGCGTCGAGCTCGGGGGCGTACTCGACGGCAAGGTCGAGGGCCCTGCTCGTGTCACGCGCGACCTGGCTCTGAGCCCGCATCCAGATGGGCTCGAGCTTGAAGAAGGCGTCGTTGCTCTGCTGGTAGACGCACTCGCCGAGCACGGCCAGGTAGCGCGAGCGCACCGCCGGGTCGATGACCGGGAAGTTGAGGTAGTAAAGCGACGCCTTGCCCGTGTCGACGAACTCCCTCACGATCGTCGGCGCCTCGTTCTCGCTGAAGTCGGCGCAGTGGGGGCAGAGGAAGTCGAGGAACACGGCGATCTTCACGGGTGCGTCCGGATCGCCAAGGCGCGGCTGGGCCGAGTAGTCGATGGTCGCCACGGCCGCGGGCTGCTTGCTCGAGGTGAGCCGCGGCACGATGACGGCCGCGAGGACCACCAGCACCGCGATGATTATGGTCAGCAACGTCAGGCGTTGAGAGTTCATACCGCGCAGTGTAACTAACGCCGCAGGACATCTGGGCGGCGTATGAGCGGGCTAGCATGGGGCATGTCCGAGTTCGTTCCGCCCGCCACTTACCGCGCGCTGCGCGTGTTCGCCGAAGGCGACTCAGTGCGCCGTGAGGTAGTCGACGTGCCGTGGGATTCGCTCCCTGACCACGACGTCACCGTCCGCGTCAGCCACTCGAGCCTCAACTACAAGGACGCCCTGTCTGCCACGGGGAACCGCGGCGTGAGCCGCAACTACCCACACACACCGGGGATAGACGCCGCAGGCACGGTGGTCGCTTCGCGAGATCCGCGCTTCGCTCCCGGAGACGAGGTTCTGTGCACGGGCTACGACCTGGGGATGGACACGCCCGGGGGGCTTGCCGAGTACGTGAGGACGCCAGGGGACTGGCTCGTCAAGCGGCCCGCGGGCCTGGCCGCTCGTGACGCGATGGCCCTCGGCACCGCCGGGTTCACCGCGGCGTTGGCCGTGGACCGGATGAAGCAGGCGGGGGCCACGCCCGAGCTCGGGCCGGCAGTGGTCACGGGGGCCTCGGGCGGCGTGGGCACCATGGCGGTGGCGCTTCTCGCCGACGCGGGCTACGAGGTCGTGGCCAGCACGGGCAAGCCGGGGGCCGCGGGCCTTCTCGAGCTGCTGGGGGCCGCGTCCATTGCCGCTCGCGAGGAACTGAGCGCCAGGAGCGAGCGGCCCCTACTGAAGGCGCGGTACGCCGGTGGCATAGACACCGTGGGGGGCGACACGTTGGCGGGGCTCATCAAGAGCACCGCCATCGGCGGCGCGGTCGCGGCGTGCGGCCTCGTAGGCGGCGCCGAGCTGTCGCTCACCGTCCTCCCGTTCATCCTGCGGGGGGTGGCGCTGATGGGCGTCGACTCCCAGCACGCCCCGGCAGCGGTGCGCACCGCCATCTGGGACCGTCTCGCCGGTGACGCGCGCCTGAGGTCGCTGCTGGCGCATGGCGAGCTGGTGCGCGTCGTGGGCCTCGAGGAGCTCGAGCCGCGCATCCTCGACACGCTTGCCGGCCTTGCCGTGGGGCGCGTGGTCGTAAAGCTGTAACCGCTAGACGAGAGCCCGAAGCTTTCGCTGCTAGACTCGAATGGCAACAGTGAGCCACGGCACCCTCGTCGTCCGGACCGGGGTGACGGCGCCGGGCGAGGATCCACCCGCGCCGACCGCTCGACTCGAAAGGAGCTTCACCAAATGGCCTTCAAACTGCCCGATCTACCCTACGCCACCAACGCTCTGGAGCCGCACATCGACGCGCGCACCATGGAGATCCACCACGACAAGCACCACGCGGCGTACACCAACAACCTCAACGCGGCGATCGAGAAGCACCCCGAGCTGGCGAACAAGAGCGCGGAGGAACTCGTTTCCAACGTCGCCGGTCTGCCGGAGGACATCCGCACCGCCGTCCAGAACAACGGCGGCGGCTACCTCAACCACAACCTCTTCTGGGAGATCATGGGCCCGAAGGGCGGCGGCGTACCCTCCGGTGCGCTCGCGGCGGCCATCGACAAGGCCTTCGGCTCCTTCGCAGCCTTCCAGGAGAAGTTCGCCGCCGCGGCAGCCAGCCGCTTCGGTTCCGGCTGGGCCTGGCTCGTCGTGACCGGCAGTGGCGGCCTCAAGGTCTACTCGACGGCCAACCAGGACTCCCCGCTCATGCAGGGCGACAAGCCCGTGCTTGGGCTCGACGTCTGGGAGCACGCCTACTACCTGCACTACCAGAACCGCCGCCCAGACTACGTGAAGGCCTTCTGGAACGTCGTCGACTGGCACGCGGTGGCCGCCAAGTTCGACGCGGCGAGCTAGTAAGGTAGACGACTGCACGCCAGCTAGGTCGGTTGCCGGCACCCATAGCGTGATTTGCTGCCCGGCTGCTGCCTAGAACCCGTAGGTCTTTCGCCCGGGACGGAGCCCTCCGTCCCGGGCGTAACCGTAGCCTGCGGCATGCGCGCCATCCACCGTGACCGCCTCACGCAGGTGTTGCTCCTGGGCTGCCTCGGCCTGGTGGCGCTCGTTGCCGCGGAGGCGTGCGCGCGGCCCGTGGCGCCCCTGCTGGTCCAGCCTGCAATCAGGATGTCGGTCGAGGGCGAGGTCGCCCGGCCCGGGGCGTACGAGGTCGACTTCGGGGCGCGGGTCGCCGACTTGGTCGACCTCGCCGGCGGGTTCTCGCCGGCGGCGGCCCGCGCGCTGGTGCCGCTCGCGGCGCCGTTGACCGATGGGCAGGTCGTGGTGGTGCCCGGGGTAGGCGGCGCGGGCAACGCGCCCCGGGTTTCGCTCAACGCCGCAACCCTTGGAGAGTTGGAGTCGCTACCCGGCGTTGGCCCCGCCACCGCCCGCCGCATAGTCGAGCACAGGCCCTACTCGCGCGTGAACGATCTGTTGCGCGTGCCGGGTATCGGCCCGAAGAAGCTGGAGATGCTCCGCCACGCGGTCACCCTGTGAGATCGCCGGGTGGTGGCCGCTCGCGGCCGGGCACCTTCGTGCCGTGGTCGCTGCCGCTCGCTGCCGGCACCGTTCTCGGCGCGCTGGGGGCCGCGGTGGCGGGCGCAGGGCCCACGCTCATCGGCTCCGTGCTTCTCGCCGTAGGCGGCGCGCTCCTCTGGTGGCGGCTCGGCTGGCGCTGGCCGCACGTCGCGAGCGGCGGCGCGGCGGCCATGATCGCCTTCGCTCCGGTGCTGCTGCTCTCCTTCGCTCTCGGCGCGGCGCGCATGCAGGCGTGGCGTTCGGGCCCATCGGAGCAGGCGCGGGCCGCGGTAAGCGCCGAGTGGAGCGGGGCCGAGCGGGAGTGGCGCGGCAGGTCGGACGGCGACTACCTGTACGCCACGCAACCCGCGCGGGCCAAGCTGGCACTCGTCATGCCGGCGGGCGCCGCGGCGCCGGTGGGTGACGTGGTGGTGACGGGCACCGCCGAACCGGCGCCGGGAAAGCGCAACCCGGGCGGCTTCGACTACGCCGGTCACCTGGCGCGGCGCGGGGCGGCGGGCCAACTCTTCGCGCGAAGCGTGGTGCTTGTCCGGCCCGCTACCCGTGTGAGCGACTTGCTGGCCAGGGGCGTGACCGCCGGCCTCCCGGCCGAAGCGGGCGCCCTCATGCTCGCCATGACCCTGGGGCGGCGTGACGACCTCGCCGCGCTGCGAGAATCGTTCGGGGCGGCCGGCATGTCGCACCTGTTGGCGCTCTCGGGGCTCCACGTCGGGGTACTCCTTCTCGCCCTCGGGGGCGCCCTCAGGCGACTGCCCCGCGGGCGCGTTCCGCTGGTCGCCGGTGGGGCGCTGGCGTTCGTCATGCTCGTGGGGCCCAGCCCGAGCGTCGTGCGCGCTACCACCATGGCCCTCGCGGTGCTATTGACCTCCGCCTTGGGCTCGGGCCGTGCCGGTGTCTGGGCCGCCCTCGGCCTGGCGGCACTCATCGGCACGCTCATGGCCCCGCAGATGGTCCTCGACCTGGGTTTCCAGCTTTCCTACTTGGCGGTGGTGGGCATGCTGCTCTTCGTGCCGCCGTGGACCGCCCGGCTCGGTAGCCTGGTCTCGCCCCTGCCTGCCGGAGTCACGGGTTTAAGACGGGTTGTTCTCGCTGTCAGGACGGCCGCGGTCTTGGGTGCGCTCGCCAGCGCGGCTGCTCAGTTGCCCACGCTCTCCCTCGTCGCCGGCACGTTCCTGGCGGTCCCACTGGCCTCCCCACTCGTGAACGTGGCGGCGGTGCCGCTGGCCGGGCTGCTGGTGCCCTTCGGGTTCGCTGCCGGGCTGGCGGGGCTCGTCGCCGAGCCGCTGGCGTGGCTCCTCAACCAGGTCGTCGGGCCGCTGGCAGGCTGCCTCATCTGGTTGGCGCGAGTCGGTGCGCGCTTGCCCAGCCTGCCCTGGGGGGAGGTGGCCGGCGTCGGACACGTTGCGTGGGCGGGGTTGACCGCGGCCCTTGCCGCCTGGGCCCGGGGGCGGTTGAGGCTCGCCCAGGTGCTCGCCGTTGCGCTCGTGCTTGGAGGCGTCACGAGCGCCGTCCCTGCGCCGACGCCACCGCCCGACATCTGGTTCCTGGACGTCGGCCAGGGCGACGCCGCCCTGGTGCGCCTCGGGCCCGGCACCGCCGTGCTCGTCGACGGCGGAGGTTCGCCCTTCTCCGACTTCGACGTGGGCAAGCGGATCGTCGTTCCCGCCCTGCGCGCCCTCGGCGTCAGGCAGCTGAGTGCCGTGATCGCCACCCACGCCGACGCCGACCACGTCGAGGGGCTCGTTCCCGTCCTCGAGAACTTCCGCGTTGGGCTGCTCGTCACAGGACCGCCGCAGCCCGGCAACCTACTCGACGAGCGCCTCAGGTCCGTGGCTGCGCAGCGTGGGGTGAGGGTTCACGAGGCCCGCCGGGGTGAGCGCCTGAGCCTGGGCGGTGCCGTGCTCGAGCTGTTGAACCCACCCGCCGACACGTCGGGCTTGAGCCCGAACGACGCCTCGGTGGCCTTCGTGCTGCGGCTGGCGGGTGTGCCCAGGGCCCTGTTCCTCGGGGACCTGGGGGTGGGCGTAGAACCCGACCTCGCCGTTCCTCCGCTGGACGTGCTCATGGTCGGCCACCACGGTTCTCGGCACAGCACCAGCGAGGGCCTCCTGAAGGCCGCGAGCCCCGGCCTGGCCGTCATCTCCGTCGGGCGCAACGGTTACGGCCACCCAACCGCCGAGGTCCTCGAGCGCTTGGCCGCTCATGGGGTGGAGGTCATGACGACGCGCGAGCACGGCGCCATCAGGGTCGACCTCTCCGGGGAGCCCAGCTGGACGCCGAGCGTAGTGCCGGCAGCACCGCCTTGACGAATGGGGGCGCACTCGACGCCGAGCGGCCGGAAGCGGACCGGCCGGAGGCGGACCGCCGGGCGCGCCGAGGGCCGACGGGGGCCGTTCCCCGCGTGTACTCGCGGCAAGGCGTGATAGATTGTTCACAATGCTCATGACGGTGCGGGTGTTATCGGAGCAGGGTCCCGTGAGGGTTGAGCTGGCTCGTTGGGGGGACCGCCTAGTGGTGGTC encodes:
- a CDS encoding ComEA family DNA-binding protein: MRAIHRDRLTQVLLLGCLGLVALVAAEACARPVAPLLVQPAIRMSVEGEVARPGAYEVDFGARVADLVDLAGGFSPAAARALVPLAAPLTDGQVVVVPGVGGAGNAPRVSLNAATLGELESLPGVGPATARRIVEHRPYSRVNDLLRVPGIGPKKLEMLRHAVTL
- a CDS encoding superoxide dismutase, which produces MAFKLPDLPYATNALEPHIDARTMEIHHDKHHAAYTNNLNAAIEKHPELANKSAEELVSNVAGLPEDIRTAVQNNGGGYLNHNLFWEIMGPKGGGVPSGALAAAIDKAFGSFAAFQEKFAAAAASRFGSGWAWLVVTGSGGLKVYSTANQDSPLMQGDKPVLGLDVWEHAYYLHYQNRRPDYVKAFWNVVDWHAVAAKFDAAS
- a CDS encoding ComEC/Rec2 family competence protein, translated to MRSPGGGRSRPGTFVPWSLPLAAGTVLGALGAAVAGAGPTLIGSVLLAVGGALLWWRLGWRWPHVASGGAAAMIAFAPVLLLSFALGAARMQAWRSGPSEQARAAVSAEWSGAEREWRGRSDGDYLYATQPARAKLALVMPAGAAAPVGDVVVTGTAEPAPGKRNPGGFDYAGHLARRGAAGQLFARSVVLVRPATRVSDLLARGVTAGLPAEAGALMLAMTLGRRDDLAALRESFGAAGMSHLLALSGLHVGVLLLALGGALRRLPRGRVPLVAGGALAFVMLVGPSPSVVRATTMALAVLLTSALGSGRAGVWAALGLAALIGTLMAPQMVLDLGFQLSYLAVVGMLLFVPPWTARLGSLVSPLPAGVTGLRRVVLAVRTAAVLGALASAAAQLPTLSLVAGTFLAVPLASPLVNVAAVPLAGLLVPFGFAAGLAGLVAEPLAWLLNQVVGPLAGCLIWLARVGARLPSLPWGEVAGVGHVAWAGLTAALAAWARGRLRLAQVLAVALVLGGVTSAVPAPTPPPDIWFLDVGQGDAALVRLGPGTAVLVDGGGSPFSDFDVGKRIVVPALRALGVRQLSAVIATHADADHVEGLVPVLENFRVGLLVTGPPQPGNLLDERLRSVAAQRGVRVHEARRGERLSLGGAVLELLNPPADTSGLSPNDASVAFVLRLAGVPRALFLGDLGVGVEPDLAVPPLDVLMVGHHGSRHSTSEGLLKAASPGLAVISVGRNGYGHPTAEVLERLAAHGVEVMTTREHGAIRVDLSGEPSWTPSVVPAAPP